atatatatatacaagtgcattgtgtttatgagagtacatagcattgatgttttttacattcttgtaaagccactaacacgcacagcatttcgggcaggtccttaatctaacagataattttaagtaggtaatttttaGCAAAATTGAAACAATGTTAACAGGTATATTGTAAGAAAATTTAACAAAGATTAGTTGGCGAGCACACTGGCCCACAACTGCCGCTCAccccccacacgcccacacccaccacagctgcccacacgcccacacccaccacagctgcccacacgcccacacccaccacagctgcccacacgcccacacccaccacagctgcccacacgcccacacccaccacagctgcccacacgcccacacccaccacagctgcccacacaccctcaccccacattCCACCACAACTCCCTCAAGTAACAAGGACTATAAGGACCCCCAACCCAGGTCGTTATAATAATTCCATTGTTGGCTGAGGAATGTCAGCGCCTCTGCCGTCAGCGGCGGGAGGAATGTCAGCGCCTCTGCCGTCAGCGGCGGGAGGAATGTCAGCGCGTCTGCCGTCAGCGGCGGGAGGAATGTCTGCCGTCAGCGGCGGGAGGAATGTCTGCCGTCAGCGGCGGGAGGAATGTCTGCGCGTCTGCCGTCAGCGGCGGGAGGAATGTCTGCCGTCAGCGGCGGGAGGAATGTCTGCGCCTCTGCCGTCAGCGGCGGGAGGAATGTCAGCGCCTCTGTCGTCAGCGGCGGGAGGAATGTCTGCGCGTCTGCCGTCAGGGGCGGGAGGAATATCTGCGCCTCTGCCGTCAGCGGCGGGAGGAATGTCAGCGCCTCTGCCGTCAGCGGCGGGAGGAATGTCTGCGCGTCTGCCGTCAGGGGCGGGAGGAATGTCAGCGCCTCTGCCATCAGCGGCGGGAGGAATGTCTGCGCGTCTGCCGTCAGCGGCGGGAGGAATGTCTGCGCCTCTGCCGTCAGCGGCGGGAGGAATGTCAGCGCCTCTGCCATCAGCGGCGGGAGGAATGTCAGCGCCTCTGCCATCAGCGGCGGGAGGAATGTCAGCGCCTCTGCCGTCAGCGGCGGGAGGAATGTCAGCGCCTCTGCCGTCAGCGGCGGGAGGAATGTCTGCGCCTCTGCCGTCAGCGGCGGGAGGAATGTCTGCGCCTCTGCCGTCAGCGGCGGGAGGAATGTCTGCGCTTCTGCCGTCAGCGGCGGGAGGAATGTCTGCGCCTCTGCCGTCAGCGGCGGGAGGAATGTCTGCGCCTCTGCCGTCAGCGGCGGGAGGAATGTCTGCGCCTCTGCCGTCAGCGGCGGGAGGAATGTCTGCGCCTAACCCCCATTACAGCATCACCGCGGCTCTGACTGATAATATTTTAAATTCAGGTTAATCAGAGATGACGTCAAGACGCGACCCAGACAGGCGTTgtcctctcccctccccaccaAACGATATCCTCCACCCCCAACCCAACGTTGTATAAGGATGTAATCTCTTCCGGATGTAACGGGCCGTACTTGCCTTTCAGTAGAGTAACGGGTAGTGAATAAGATAATGAACTGATTGGAGATGGCTGGAAAAAGTGAAAAGGTAAGTAACACAGAAGGAAAGAGGTAGAGATGAAAAGAAGAGAAGAACAGCGAAGAGTGAGAACGAGGAAAGGAGACGGGGAGAGAATGAAAAGTTGACTATAAGGAACGAGGGATAGTGTTGCTCGTCTAG
This genomic stretch from Procambarus clarkii isolate CNS0578487 chromosome 22, FALCON_Pclarkii_2.0, whole genome shotgun sequence harbors:
- the LOC138367569 gene encoding nematocyst expressed protein 3-like, which gives rise to MSAPLPSAAGGMSAPLPSAAGGMSARLPSAAGGMSAVSGGRNVCRQRREECLRVCRQRREECLPSAAGGMSAPLPSAAGGMSAPLSSAAGGMSARLPSGAGGISAPLPSAAGGMSAPLPSAAGGMSARLPSGAGGMSAPLPSAAGGMSARLPSAAGGMSAPLPSAAGGMSAPLPSAAGGMSAPLPSAAGGMSAPLPSAAGGMSAPLPSAAGGMSAPLPSAAGGMSAPLPSAAGGMSALLPSAAGGMSAPLPSAAGGMSAPLPSAAGGMSAPLPSAAGGMSAPNPHYSITAALTDNILNSG